One Trichocoleus sp. FACHB-46 genomic region harbors:
- a CDS encoding GNAT family N-acetyltransferase: protein MIQPTTPDDASAIIALAVAAGMFPANETEALGKVLADYFGGNLDKGHVWVSDEEAGELCGAAYYAPDLMADRTWYLYMIAVRPDCQGRGHGTMLMQHVENALRMSGQRLLLVETSGLPNYERTRTFYEKCGYEKEARIRDFYTAGDDKIVFRKVLNAD from the coding sequence ATGATCCAACCCACGACACCTGACGATGCATCAGCAATAATTGCGCTAGCTGTGGCAGCTGGGATGTTCCCCGCGAACGAAACCGAAGCGCTGGGCAAAGTGCTGGCAGACTATTTTGGCGGTAATCTCGACAAGGGCCATGTGTGGGTCAGCGACGAGGAGGCGGGGGAGCTGTGTGGAGCCGCCTACTATGCACCAGATTTGATGGCAGATCGAACGTGGTATTTGTACATGATTGCGGTACGGCCCGATTGCCAGGGACGGGGGCACGGGACGATGCTGATGCAGCATGTGGAAAATGCCCTGCGGATGAGCGGCCAGCGGCTGTTACTAGTCGAGACATCGGGGCTGCCGAACTACGAGCGCACTCGGACGTTCTACGAGAAGTGCGGCTACGAGAAGGAGGCGCGCATCCGAGATTTCTACACGGCGGGTGATGACAAGATCGTGTTTCGTAAAGTGTTGAACGCAGATTAG
- a CDS encoding VOC family protein, translating to MSEVQLNLVVIRSSNVEQAAVFYQRLGLSFIKHQHGNGLEHFASELGSITFEIYPCTPGTVPTKATRLGFQVSSVDDVVCKLKQHGASIVSPPADSAWGRRAVVADPDGHRVELTSR from the coding sequence ATGAGTGAAGTTCAACTTAATCTTGTTGTCATTCGCTCAAGTAACGTTGAACAAGCCGCTGTGTTCTACCAACGATTAGGTTTGTCTTTCATCAAACATCAGCATGGTAATGGTTTAGAGCATTTTGCTAGTGAGCTAGGTTCTATTACGTTTGAGATTTATCCGTGTACTCCTGGAACAGTGCCAACAAAAGCAACTCGGCTAGGATTTCAAGTGTCTTCTGTAGATGATGTTGTTTGCAAACTCAAACAGCATGGGGCTTCAATTGTTTCACCCCCTGCGGATTCAGCTTGGGGACGACGTGCAGTTGTGGCAGACCCTGATGGACATCGAGTAGAGTTAACAAGCAGGTGA
- a CDS encoding sensor histidine kinase, translated as MSTHQTSLILIVDDNPNNTKVLFELLKESGYRVLVAKSGESALERLKSVCPDLVLLDVMMPGIDGFETCRRLKAAPTTQEIPVIFMTALADTVDKVKGLTLGAVDYITKPFQQEEVLARVNIHLKLYHLNRDLEKRVAQRTAALSNALTQLQQSQMLLVQSEKMSALGQLVAGIAHEINNPINFVHGNVTHLDRYIQDVLSLLQVYQQHYPHPVSAVQAEAESIDLDFLLSDLPKTLSSMKLGTGRILEIVQGLRNFSRLDEAELKVVDIHAGIESTLLILQHRLKAKPEHGGIQLIKEYGVLPEIECYPGQLNQVFMNLIANAIDALEESMLSCWLPRGNSQALDRATIWIRTEMLDQHHVCIRIADNGVGIKEEFKTKLFEPFFTTKPIGKGTGLGLPISYQIVVEKHGGQLECISELGQGTEFVITMPIRVALTL; from the coding sequence ATGAGCACTCATCAAACGAGTCTAATTCTGATTGTGGATGACAATCCGAACAATACCAAGGTGTTGTTTGAGTTGCTCAAAGAGTCAGGGTATCGAGTGTTAGTGGCGAAGAGTGGGGAAAGTGCCCTGGAGAGATTGAAATCGGTCTGTCCAGACCTGGTCTTGCTGGATGTGATGATGCCAGGCATCGATGGGTTTGAAACCTGCCGTCGCCTCAAAGCTGCGCCAACCACGCAAGAGATTCCGGTCATCTTTATGACGGCGCTAGCTGACACTGTAGACAAGGTCAAGGGCTTAACCCTCGGAGCCGTCGATTACATTACTAAACCTTTTCAACAGGAGGAAGTGCTGGCCCGAGTCAACATCCACCTCAAGCTCTATCACCTCAACCGAGACTTGGAGAAGCGAGTGGCGCAGAGAACCGCTGCGTTATCCAATGCTCTAACCCAATTGCAACAATCGCAGATGCTGTTGGTGCAAAGTGAAAAGATGTCTGCACTCGGTCAGCTGGTGGCAGGAATCGCCCACGAAATCAATAACCCGATTAATTTTGTGCATGGCAATGTCACTCATCTCGATCGATACATCCAAGATGTCCTGAGTTTGCTTCAGGTGTATCAGCAACACTATCCCCATCCTGTCTCAGCAGTGCAAGCAGAAGCAGAAAGCATTGACCTCGATTTTCTTTTGTCTGACCTGCCGAAAACCTTATCCTCGATGAAACTAGGAACGGGCAGAATTCTGGAGATTGTGCAAGGCTTACGGAACTTTTCTCGCTTGGACGAGGCTGAACTCAAAGTTGTAGATATTCACGCAGGGATTGAGAGTACGCTCCTGATTCTGCAACATCGCCTGAAAGCAAAGCCAGAACATGGAGGGATTCAGCTGATCAAGGAGTATGGGGTTCTGCCTGAAATTGAGTGTTACCCAGGCCAATTGAACCAGGTGTTCATGAACTTAATTGCCAACGCCATTGATGCCTTGGAGGAATCGATGCTGAGTTGTTGGTTGCCCAGAGGTAATAGCCAAGCCCTCGACAGGGCTACCATTTGGATTCGCACAGAAATGTTAGATCAACATCACGTCTGTATCCGGATTGCGGACAACGGAGTGGGGATCAAGGAGGAATTCAAGACCAAGCTGTTTGAGCCTTTCTTTACGACCAAGCCCATTGGTAAAGGGACGGGTTTGGGGTTACCCATTAGCTATCAAATTGTGGTTGAAAAACATGGGGGTCAACTGGAGTGTATCTCTGAACTCGGGCAAGGCACCGAGTTTGTCATTACGATGCCAATTCGGGTAGCACTAACGTTGTAA
- a CDS encoding PAS domain-containing hybrid sensor histidine kinase/response regulator translates to MQPLSEEQLRHQYDKLTDFVENGAVCLHWVGPDGTILWANKSELHSLGYSPEDYVGQHIAQFHADDDVINDILCRLTANETLHNYEARMVCKDGSIKYVLIDSSVYRDENGQFIHTRCFTRDNTARKLAEEALNQKTQQLEQTLQALQQTQSQLEQTNKDLEARVEERTIELQQAKELADSANKAKSEFLANMSHELRTPLNGILGYAQILLRDKAANPKQKDGVSIIHQCGSHLLTLINDILDLSKIEARKLEFFSKNFHVDSFLTSIVEMCRIKAEQKEIRFTYEVLNRLPKAVYADDKRLRQVLINLLGNAIKFTDQGGVTFKVGVVAESPQSDRQPSANTRHSSSVKIRFQVEDTGVGMTSEQVEKIFMPFEQVGDQERMAEGTGLGLAISLQIVQMMGSEIKVESMPGQGSKFWFDVELTESDEWVESNNGNPASLVVGYEGEKRKVLIVDDRWENRSVIVNLLEPLGFELMEAVNGQEGYDKALERQPDLVLTDLVMPVLGGLEMTQKLRSLPEFQTTAIIASSASVFNFDRQQSQQAGCNDFLPKPVQSDELLEQFRQHLGLTWIYEINHQQAQPSATNSAVCELIAPPVAELEALYAAARIGDIDSVEQEAQRLAQLNVQYQPFAQQLLQFAQAMDDEAILKFVKQQVEPVT, encoded by the coding sequence ATGCAACCACTCTCCGAAGAGCAACTCCGCCATCAATATGACAAGCTGACTGATTTCGTGGAAAATGGGGCAGTCTGTCTGCATTGGGTGGGACCGGATGGGACGATTCTGTGGGCCAACAAATCGGAATTGCACTCTTTAGGCTACTCTCCCGAAGACTATGTGGGCCAACATATCGCTCAGTTCCATGCGGATGACGATGTGATTAACGATATTCTCTGTCGCTTGACAGCCAATGAAACCCTTCATAACTACGAAGCCAGAATGGTCTGCAAGGACGGATCGATTAAGTACGTCCTGATTGATTCGAGCGTCTATCGCGATGAGAACGGTCAGTTCATTCACACCCGCTGCTTCACTAGAGATAACACCGCTCGGAAGCTGGCAGAAGAAGCGTTAAACCAAAAAACTCAACAGCTAGAACAAACGCTACAAGCTCTGCAACAAACCCAGTCGCAACTCGAACAAACCAATAAGGACTTGGAAGCCCGAGTTGAAGAGCGCACGATCGAGCTCCAACAAGCCAAAGAACTGGCCGATAGCGCCAACAAAGCGAAGAGTGAATTCCTCGCCAACATGAGCCACGAACTCCGTACCCCACTCAACGGAATTTTAGGCTACGCGCAGATTCTACTGCGCGATAAAGCGGCTAATCCGAAGCAAAAGGATGGGGTCAGTATCATTCACCAGTGTGGCTCTCATCTGCTCACCTTGATTAACGACATCTTAGACCTCTCCAAAATTGAAGCGCGCAAGCTAGAGTTTTTCTCCAAGAATTTCCACGTTGACTCCTTCCTCACTAGCATTGTGGAAATGTGCCGTATCAAAGCTGAGCAAAAGGAAATTCGTTTTACCTACGAAGTCCTGAACCGTTTGCCCAAGGCTGTGTATGCCGATGACAAGCGACTGCGCCAAGTCTTGATTAACCTGTTGGGCAACGCGATTAAATTCACAGACCAAGGGGGTGTGACGTTCAAGGTCGGGGTGGTGGCAGAGTCGCCTCAGAGCGATCGCCAGCCATCTGCCAATACCCGCCACTCATCCTCCGTCAAGATTCGCTTTCAAGTGGAAGACACAGGGGTTGGCATGACCTCAGAGCAAGTTGAGAAGATCTTCATGCCGTTTGAACAAGTCGGGGACCAAGAACGGATGGCAGAAGGCACTGGTTTGGGGCTCGCCATCAGCTTGCAAATCGTGCAAATGATGGGCAGCGAAATTAAGGTTGAAAGTATGCCGGGTCAAGGCAGCAAGTTTTGGTTTGATGTCGAACTCACCGAATCGGACGAGTGGGTAGAGTCGAACAATGGGAACCCAGCGAGCTTGGTCGTAGGCTATGAGGGTGAGAAGCGTAAAGTACTGATTGTTGATGACCGGTGGGAAAATCGCTCTGTGATTGTCAACCTACTAGAGCCTTTAGGATTTGAACTCATGGAGGCGGTAAATGGTCAAGAGGGCTATGACAAAGCTTTAGAGCGGCAACCTGACCTAGTTCTCACTGATTTGGTCATGCCGGTGCTAGGGGGACTGGAGATGACTCAAAAGCTGCGATCGCTCCCTGAGTTTCAAACCACGGCGATTATTGCCTCTTCTGCGAGTGTCTTCAACTTCGATCGCCAGCAAAGTCAGCAAGCAGGCTGCAATGATTTTCTGCCGAAACCCGTGCAATCCGATGAATTGCTCGAACAGTTCCGCCAGCATCTTGGTCTCACCTGGATTTATGAGATTAATCATCAGCAGGCACAACCCTCAGCCACCAATTCTGCTGTTTGTGAACTCATTGCCCCTCCCGTTGCGGAACTTGAAGCGCTATATGCAGCGGCGCGCATCGGTGACATCGACAGTGTCGAGCAGGAAGCTCAACGACTGGCGCAACTCAACGTGCAGTATCAGCCCTTCGCCCAGCAATTGCTTCAGTTTGCACAGGCAATGGATGACGAAGCAATCTTGAAGTTTGTGAAGCAACAGGTTGAACCAGTTACGTAG
- a CDS encoding HNH endonuclease translates to MPQPCELCQREMSALTAHHLIPRQKTKRQGLDPSPTIQICSACHRQIHTLYDNSHLALHLNTLEKLKQDPPLQKFLAWVHKQDPNQRVKMDRKR, encoded by the coding sequence ATGCCTCAGCCCTGCGAACTTTGCCAGCGAGAGATGTCTGCCCTTACCGCACACCACCTGATTCCTCGTCAAAAGACGAAACGCCAGGGTCTCGACCCCAGCCCCACCATTCAAATCTGCTCCGCTTGTCACCGTCAAATCCATACGCTCTACGACAACTCCCATCTGGCACTCCACCTGAATACGCTGGAGAAGCTGAAGCAAGACCCACCGCTACAAAAATTCCTTGCCTGGGTTCACAAGCAAGACCCGAATCAGCGAGTGAAAATGGATCGCAAGCGTTGA
- a CDS encoding HU family DNA-binding protein, producing MNKGELVDAVAEKANVTKKQAEAALTAVFDVIQATVAAGDKVTLVGFGSFEARERQAREGRNPKTGEAMTIPATKVPAFSAGKLFKDKVAS from the coding sequence ATGAACAAAGGTGAACTCGTAGATGCCGTGGCAGAAAAAGCCAACGTGACCAAGAAGCAAGCTGAAGCCGCGCTCACGGCTGTGTTTGACGTGATTCAAGCCACTGTGGCGGCGGGTGACAAAGTCACGTTAGTTGGATTCGGGAGCTTTGAAGCCAGAGAGCGCCAAGCTCGCGAAGGTCGCAATCCCAAAACGGGAGAAGCGATGACTATCCCAGCCACAAAGGTTCCCGCCTTCTCGGCGGGAAAACTCTTTAAGGACAAAGTGGCCAGTTAA